A single genomic interval of Apis cerana isolate GH-2021 linkage group LG14, AcerK_1.0, whole genome shotgun sequence harbors:
- the LOC108004124 gene encoding cytochrome P450 9e2-like — MDYLQLGLTFLAILVAIYYLSTRNQKLLKRHGIVHIPPTPFFGNLGPLVRRQCHMEDVIQRIYDLDPDAKYVGMYEFTTPLIIIRDPELIKTIGVKEITNFTNHRPFVDVGVDPMLGEVLFAMQGDRWREHRTMLTTLFTSSKIKSMFVLMSDCAKRFADYLSKVDREIEMKSVLTRYTNDVIARCVYGISVDSVNEPENIFYKYGQVASQLATFKQNLMIFVHRNSPRLARLLNLKILPDHIEKFFYRLVVDTIEARRKEGVHGSDMLQQLMDMQSRKKEFEGKKGMAVSEIANHAFSFFFGSVDTMATQISLIAHMLAVNPDVQQRLQEEIDEVLSASEEQAGYDVIQEMKYLDAVMSEAMRYHPILLFVDRVCGETFELPPALPGARPFKLERGMNIWFPVKAIHHDPKYFENPEKFDPDRFLRDGKSIASSGAYMPFGMGPRKCIGSRFALTEMKILLFNILAVCSFKVGSKTMVPLKFKEGVFNPVAKNGFWLKIEPRENSSYGDVGSSS; from the coding sequence ATGGATTATCTACAACTCGGCCTCACCTTTTTGGCGATACTCGTGGCCATCTACTACCTGTCCACGAGGAATCAGAAGCTGCTGAAGAGGCACGGGATCGTGCACATCCCTCCAACCCCGTTCTTTGGCAATCTGGGCCCGCTGGTGCGTCGCCAGTGTCACATGGAGGACGTGATTCAGAGGATATACGACCTCGATCCGGATGCAAAGTACGTGGGGATGTACGAGTTCACCACTCCTTTGATAATAATCCGCGACCCGGAGTTGATAAAAACGATCGGGGTGAAGGAGATCACGAATTTCACGAATCACCGGCCGTTCGTGGACGTGGGGGTGGACCCTATGCTGGGCGAGGTGTTGTTCGCGATGCAGGGCGACCGGTGGAGGGAGCACAGGACAATGTTGACCACTCTGTTCACGTCGAGCAAGATCAAGTCCATGTTCGTTCTTATGTCCGATTGCGCCAAACGGTTCGCCGATTATCTGTCCAAGGTCGATCGGGAGATAGAGATGAAGAGCGTGTTGACCAGGTACACGAACGACGTGATAGCGAGATGCGTGTACGGGATATCCGTCGACTCCGTGAACGAGCCCGAGAACATATTCTACAAATACGGTCAAGTGGCGTCCCAATTGGCGACGTTCAAGCAGAATTTGATGATATTCGTGCACAGGAACTCGCCCAGGTTGGCCAGATTGCTCAACCTGAAGATCCTGCCCGACCACATCGAGAAGTTTTTCTATCGGCTGGTCGTGGACACGATCGAggcgaggaggaaggagggcGTGCACGGGTCGGACATGCTGCAACAGTTGATGGACATGCaatcgaggaagaaagagTTCGAGGGGAAGAAAGGCATGGCCGTGTCCGAGATAGCCAATCACGCGTTCAGCTTCTTCTTCGGGAGCGTGGACACGATGGCCACGCAGATAAGCCTGATTGCGCACATGCTGGCCGTGAATCCTGACGTTCAACAGAGGCTTCAGGAGGAGATCGACGAGGTTCTGTCGGCGAGCGAGGAGCAAGCTGGATACGACGTTATACAGGAGATGAAGTATCTGGACGCGGTGATGAGCGAGGCGATGAGGTATCATCCGATCCTGTTGTTCGTGGACAGGGTGTGCGGCGAGACCTTCGAATTGCCGCCCGCGCTGCCCGGCGCCCGCCCTTTCAAACTCGAGAGGGGGATGAACATTTGGTTCCCCGTCAAAGCGATCCACCACGAcccgaaatatttcgagaatcCGGAGAAGTTCGACCCGGACAGATTTCTCAGGGATGGGAAGAGCATCGCGAGCTCGGGGGCGTACATGCCGTTCGGGATGGGGCCCAGGAAGTGCATAGGCAGCAGGTTCGCGTTGACCGAGATGAAAATATTGCTGTTCAACATCCTGGCCGTGTGCAGCTTCAAGGTCGGGAGCAAGACTATGGTCCCGTTGAAATTCAAGGAGGGTGTGTTCAATCCGGTCGCTAAGAATGGATTCTGGTTGAAGATCGAGCCCAGGGAGAACTCTTCTTACGGGGATGTTGGCTCTTCCAGTTGA